In SAR324 cluster bacterium, one genomic interval encodes:
- a CDS encoding helix-turn-helix transcriptional regulator, giving the protein MSSTSFVTRFRNIVEQLAGGNRSQFARLTGRSPSHIYRICQGKSVPSMRYLQELSEEYSIDLNWLVKGDAEGDQNRMMKPARDMVLAPVYDVRASAGHGSFSGSEEITEFVGFNKNWLSKTARTSSDQLAMVQVSGDSMVPTLSDGDQILVDLNQTQYAREGIYLLELDDAVMTKRLRNNKNGFDVISDNPDYAPFQVLVDQHQSFRIIGKVVWFGRKLF; this is encoded by the coding sequence ATGAGCAGTACATCGTTTGTTACAAGATTCAGAAATATTGTTGAACAACTTGCCGGTGGAAACCGCAGTCAGTTTGCCCGTCTTACCGGCAGGAGTCCCTCGCATATCTACAGGATCTGTCAGGGGAAAAGTGTGCCCTCCATGCGTTATCTTCAAGAATTGAGTGAAGAATATTCCATTGATCTCAACTGGCTGGTCAAAGGTGACGCTGAAGGCGATCAGAACCGGATGATGAAACCTGCGCGTGATATGGTTCTCGCGCCTGTTTATGATGTCAGAGCCAGCGCCGGGCATGGCTCTTTTTCAGGATCTGAGGAAATCACGGAGTTTGTCGGGTTCAATAAAAACTGGCTCTCCAAAACGGCCAGAACCTCTTCTGATCAACTGGCGATGGTGCAGGTTTCCGGAGACAGCATGGTTCCCACTTTGTCTGATGGCGATCAGATTTTGGTAGATCTGAACCAAACTCAATACGCACGTGAGGGAATTTATCTGTTGGAACTGGATGATGCGGTCATGACCAAACGACTGCGTAACAATAAAAACGGCTTTGACGTGATCAGCGACAATCCGGATTATGCGCCATTTCAGGTATTGGTTGACCAACATCAATCATTCCGGATTATCGGGAAAGTGGTGTGGTTTGGGCGAAAACTGTTTTAA